A part of Aegilops tauschii subsp. strangulata cultivar AL8/78 chromosome 2, Aet v6.0, whole genome shotgun sequence genomic DNA contains:
- the LOC109764953 gene encoding uncharacterized protein gives MPLRPPSSPRLKDLPTQPGGAARLIHGAARAHELPRSRRPRDPPSPPHEEEEHLAEPGSSSAQTLQAPSLNESLGASVSEETCVTVTSSALSQSEAVAQYTIVPAPGSPILSRLPRDWGLQFYIRVDLSGSFHIYPHLGGPFKSLQEADNAIDRHLLDRQVTKMCPEQGSVSRLDKVVQRCLYWPDGRRKKRSKSHVVEQSHNRMCLLAQALVDKYNENHNLCGDLANEFKDVVQYQSICENRVWYYHLNITTRAKGADGFSHGIDDVFFAEVKRERQGQHEELVVSCFCMLKPADNGCCYGCTNNGSPDMKHPSITDKYTAGHLNAYLPFGCRREFSDSDDEEEAEAKLRDMYEGLDEPDFLEKLFTFPTYVTLRKDRKGT, from the exons ATGCCCCTCCGTCCCCCAAGCAGCCCCCGGCTCAAGGACCTCCCGACTCAACCCGGCGGTGCAGCGCGGTTGATCCATGGTGCAGCCCGTGCCCACGAGCTCCCCCGGAGCCGGAGACCCCGCGACCCGCCGTCCCCTCC GCACGAGGAGGAGGAGCATCTTGCTGAACCTGGATCATCATCTGCACAAACTCTGCAAGCACCGTCCTTGAATGAGTCGCTCGGCGCTTCGGTGTCGGAGGAAACGTGTGTCACTGTCACTTCCTCCGCCCTTTCGCAGTCAGAGGCGGTAGCCCAATACACAATAGTTCCTGCCCCTGGTTCACCTATTTTGTCCCGGCTACCGCGTGACTGGGGGCTCCAATTCTACATCAGGGTGGATCTTTCAGGATCTTTCCACATATATCCTCATTTGGGTGGGCCATTCAAGAGCTTACAGGAAGCCGACAATGCTATCGACCGCCATCTTCTTGATCGCCAGGTCACCAAAAT GTGCCCGGAGCAAGGCAGCGTTTCTCGGCTGGATAAGGTCGTACAGCGATGTCTTTACTGGCCTGATGGCAGAAGGAAGAAGCGTTCAAAATCTCATGTGGTTGAGCAAAGCCATAATCGAATGTGCCTATTGGCTCAAGCTTTAGTAGACAAGTATAACGAGAATCACAACCTTTGTGGG GATCTAGCAAATGAGTTCAAAGACGTTGTGCAATATCAATCAATTTGTGAGAACCGTGTGTGGTACTATCACCTCAATATCACTACAAGGGCTAAAGGAGCTGATGGTTTCTCCCATGGCATCGACGATGTATTCTTCGCGGAAGTCAAACGTGAGCGACAGGGACAACATGAAGAATTGGTGGTCAGCTGTTTCTGCATGCTCAAACCGGCTGATAATG GTTGCTGCTATGGTTGTACCAACAATGGATCTCCTGATATGAAGCACCCCAGCATTACTGACAAATACACTGCTGGTCACTTGAACGCGTATCTGCCATTTGGATGCCGTAGGGAGTTTAGCGACTCCGATGATGAG GAGGAAGCTGAGGCTAAGCTAAGAGATATGTATGAG GGCCTTGATGAGCCAGACTTTCTGGAGAAACTCTTCACATTTCCCACTTATGTAACTCTGAGGAAAGACAGGAAGGGAACCTGA